Part of the Tolypothrix sp. PCC 7910 genome, AGTTTTACTGTGGCTATGTACCAACTAGGTGGACAGGTAATTGATCTGAACCCGAATGTTACTCAAGTGAGTCGTGGGGAACCAGTGCAAGATACAGCTAGGGTGTTGGATCGATATCTGGATGTGTTGGCAATCCGTACGTTCGCTCAACAAGAGTTGGAAACTTTTGCTAACTATGCCAAGATTCCTGTAATTAATGCGCTGACTGATGCAGAACATCCCTGTCAGGTATTAGCAGATTTAATGACAATTCAAGAGTGCTTTGGTAGCCTCAAAGGGTTAACTTTAACCTACGTAGGTGATGGCAATAATGTCGCTAACTCTTTAATGTTGGGTTGTGCTTTGGCAGGAATGAATGTCAGAATTGCGACACCTAAAGGCTATGAGCCAGATAATAAAATTGTAGAACAGGCAAGAGCGATCGCTAATCATCAAACTGAAGTTCTCCTCACTAACGATCCAGAAATTGCTGCTAAAGAGGCAGCTGTTCTCTACACTGATGTCTGGGCAAGTATGGGTCAAGAATCAGAAGCAGACGATCGCTTCCCCATCTTCCAAGATTACCAAATTTCCGAGCAGTTATTGAGTCTGGCTGACCGCGAAGCTATTGTTTTACACTGCCTACCAGCCCATCGTGGTGAAGAAATTACCGAAGCCGTCATTGAAGGTTCACAATCACGGGTTTGGGATCAAGCCGAAAATCGAATGCACGCCCAAAAAGCTTTGTTGGCTAGTATTTTAGGGGCAGAGTAAGGAAAGGCTAGAGATTTGTAGGTTGAGCAGGGGGAGAAAGAATTATTGTTTACTTTTAACCCCTAATTTTTTAGCATAGAGTTTTCTGCTCAAATCTCATACTTTTCCCTGTTTGCTTTTGAGGAACTCTATTTTTTCACATGGATGAGGTTTAAATGTATTTTTCATCCTCAAGCATTCATAAAAAACGACCTCATCCTTTATTTCCTTTGATTATTGTTCGCTATATAGCATTTCTATTTCATTTGTGAAAGTAAAAGTACATTTGTACCTGCTCTTTTCCTGTTTCTTACCTTAGCCAGTAATTTCACAACTCATAGAGAATCGCTATATTTACAAATCAATTTCAAAATTAAATCGAATTGCCATATATTCTTTTTAGTTTTATCTTGCTTATATGGGATTTTATGTAGTACTAATGTTCTAGGGACATTTGTAATTACTTCCCAACAAAATTATGGAACGTTTAACCGAAGCTCAACAAGAACTTTATGAATGGCTGGCAGAATACATCCGAACGCATCAGCATTCGCCTTCAATTCGGCAAATGATGCAAGCGATGAATTTGAAGTCACCAGCACCAATTCAAAGCCGTTTAGAACATTTACGCACTAAAGGGTATATTGAATGGACTGAAGGGAAAGCGCGCACAATTCGGATTTTACGTCCTGTAGCAACAGGTGTACCAATTTTAGGTACTATTGCTGCTGGAGGTTTAATAGAACCTTTCACAGATGCTGTCGAGCATTTAGATATTACTAATTTTTCCTTACCTCCCCAAAGTTATGCTTTGCGGGTAGCTGGCGACAGCATGATTGAAGATTTAATTGCTGATGGAGATTTAGTATTTTTGCGTCCAGTACCAGAACCAAATCAACTTAAAAATGGCACCATTGTTGCTGCCAGAGTTGATGGTCATGGTACTACATTAAAGCGTTTTTATCGTAGTGGCGATCGCGTGACTCTCAAACCTGCAAATGCTAAATACCAACCAATTGAAGTTCTGGCTATGAATGTACAAGTGCAAGGTTCTTTAGTCGCCGTTTGGCGTGATTATAACTAGGGCATGGGGCATAGGGCATGGGAGGGATGAGGGAGACAAGGGGACAAGGGGAGAAATTACCAATTACCAATGTCCAATTCCCAATGACAAATGACAAATGACAAATTATGTACCTGACGCTAAATAGAGTGCAGCAACTACCAGGTTTTCGCTTACGATTGCCATTGTTAAGAGAAAATCAGGGCAGTTATCAAACTCAAAAATCATTACCAGGATGCCCAAAAATGCCGCAATCTCTGCAATTGCGGCAATATCAGCGCCAAGCTATGACAAGCTGGTTTGCTAATAATGGCAGAGGTACGCTCAAAATGGCTACTGGTAGTGGTAAGACTATCACAGCATTGGTGATCGCTTGTGAATTGTATCAGCAGATTAATTTACAAGTTTTGGTGGTGGTTTGTCCCTATCGTCATCTTGTCACCCAATGGGCACGAGAATGCGAAAAATTTAACTTGCAGCCGATTTTAGCATTTGAGAATGTCCGCAATTGGCAAAGTCAACTCTCTACCCAAATCTATAATCTACGTTCTGGTTCCCAAAGATTTGTCACGGTGATTACTACCAACTCCACATTAATTGGAGATGGTTTTCAGTCACAGGTGAAATATTTCCCCGACAGAACTTTAATTATTGGCGATGAAGCCCATAATTTAGGCGCACCAAAGTTAGAAGAATGTCTACCACGACGGATTGGGCTGCGTTTGGCATTGTCTGCCACACCGGAAAGGTACTTTGATGATGATGGTACCCAATCTTTGTTTGATTATTTCGGCCCTGTGCTGCAACCAGAGTTTACTTTGAGAGATGCGATCGCTCAAGGAGCTTTGGTACATTATCTCTATTACCCGATTTTGGTGGAATTAACAGAAGCCGAAAGTATTGCCTATTTAAAATTAACGCGCAGAATTGGGCGATCGCTTCTTTATCGGGAAAGAGAAAATGGCACAGTTGGAGATTTTGAAGATAACGAAGATTTAAAGCCATTGTTAATGCAACGTGCCAGATTAATTGGTGCAGCAGAAAACAAGTTAACTGCTTTGCGGGAATTAATGGCAACTCGCAAAGATACCACTCACACCCTATTTTATTGCAGTGATGGTTCGCAAGAGGCGGGACAACGTTCATCGTTGCGTCAACTCAAAGCCGTTGCTAAAATTCTCGGAGTGGAATTGGGGTACAAAGTTAGTACCTACACAGCCCAAACTTCCTTACAAGAAAGAGAAGTTTTACGCCGTCAATTTGAAAGCGGAGAATTGCAAGGTTTAGTCGCCATTCGCTGTTTAGATGAGGGTGTCGATATTCCTGCAATTCAAACTGCAGTAATTTTATCAAGTTCCGGTAATCCTCGGCAGTTTATCCAAAGACGCGGGCGCGTTTTACGTCCCCATCCTGGGAAAGAACGCGCCATTATTTACGACATGATTGTGTTACCGCCAGATTTAGAAAGGGAAACTATAGAAGTAGAACGCAATTTATTAAAAAAAGAATTGCGGCGCTTTGTAGAGTTTGCCGATTTAGCTGACAACGCCGGCGAAGCGAGGATGAAGTTACTTGCTTTACAAAAACGGTATGGTTTATTAGATATATGAATCGCCGATGGACGCAGATAAACGCCGATTATTTATCTGTGTTTATCTGCGGTTTTTTATTGCTTTTTGTAAAAACTTTGGTAATAGTGAAGAATGAGGAACTGGGGTATGGGATAATCAAATTATCTTCTTTATAATGGGATGTTAGCGAAATTTTTAAAATCGCAAATATTCCATTATATTATATGCTTTCAGTATATCAGCAAAGGAATTTTAAATAAAGTCCTTCCCACTAAAAATTTTCTATTTTACCCCACCAATTTGTGAGAAATTAAAGATAAGACAAAGGGTAGAGCAGAAGATGCGATCGCACTCGAAGATACAGGTAAAATAAAGAAACAATTATCTACTATCCGCGATGTCACCAGAGCAAAATATCGATGATGTGCAGGAGCCAATTACCAGCGCCCCGCCGGAAGTACGGCAGATTATTGAGCGGGTATGGAAGCTGGAAAAAGGCAGACTAGATAAGAGAATTAACAGCCACATTAACGATGAAATTTTGGTGATTATCAAAGAAGAGGTGCGATGAAGTTAACTTCAATTAAGCTGTGCAATTTTCGCTCCTTTTATGGTACGACACCAGAGATAGTGCTCTCCGGCGGAGATGTTCTCAACACCACGATTATTCATGGCAATAATGGATCGGGCAAAACCAGTTTACTCAATGCCTTTACCTGGGTATTATATGAGAAGTTTAGTGCAGCATTTGCCTCAGTAGAGCAGCTAGTTAATAAAAGAGCGATCGCAGAAGCTAAACCAAAGCAAGCTGTGGAATGTTGGGTAGAAATTGGTTGGGAACATGAAGGTAAACGCTACCGTGTAAAACGTTCCAGTCGAGTTTATAAAAACGAGAGTGATTTTGAAGCGGGGAAAACTCAATTAACCATGTGGGTAGGTGGCGATGATGGTAAATGGTATTTCCCACCCCAACAACCAGAAGATATCATCAATCAAATTTTACCTGCGAGTTTGCATCAATATTTTTTCTTTGATGGGGAACGGATTGAAGAAATTGTCCGTTCTGATAAAAAAGCGGAAATTGCGGAAGCGACAAAGATATTCTTAGGGGTAGAGGTAATTAACCGTTCAATTAAACATTTGGGAGACGCAAAAAAAAGTTTAGAGAATGATTTAAAAGCCATTGGTGATTCGGAAATAAAACAGCTTTTGCGCCAGCAAGAAAAAATAGAACGAGAAATTGAAAGTATTACCCAACGCCAAACCGAAATTAAACAAGAATTAGAATATCAACAAACCTTTAAAAAAGAGACAAGTAATCGTTTACGGGAACTAAGTGCGGCGAAGGAACTACAGGAACGCTGTCAAAATTTA contains:
- the lexA gene encoding transcriptional repressor LexA produces the protein MERLTEAQQELYEWLAEYIRTHQHSPSIRQMMQAMNLKSPAPIQSRLEHLRTKGYIEWTEGKARTIRILRPVATGVPILGTIAAGGLIEPFTDAVEHLDITNFSLPPQSYALRVAGDSMIEDLIADGDLVFLRPVPEPNQLKNGTIVAARVDGHGTTLKRFYRSGDRVTLKPANAKYQPIEVLAMNVQVQGSLVAVWRDYN
- the argF gene encoding ornithine carbamoyltransferase; amino-acid sequence: MAALNGRDLLSLADLSSTELQELLQLATQLKSKQLKLHSNKVLGLLFSKASTRTRVSFTVAMYQLGGQVIDLNPNVTQVSRGEPVQDTARVLDRYLDVLAIRTFAQQELETFANYAKIPVINALTDAEHPCQVLADLMTIQECFGSLKGLTLTYVGDGNNVANSLMLGCALAGMNVRIATPKGYEPDNKIVEQARAIANHQTEVLLTNDPEIAAKEAAVLYTDVWASMGQESEADDRFPIFQDYQISEQLLSLADREAIVLHCLPAHRGEEITEAVIEGSQSRVWDQAENRMHAQKALLASILGAE
- a CDS encoding DNA phosphorothioation system restriction enzyme, giving the protein MYLTLNRVQQLPGFRLRLPLLRENQGSYQTQKSLPGCPKMPQSLQLRQYQRQAMTSWFANNGRGTLKMATGSGKTITALVIACELYQQINLQVLVVVCPYRHLVTQWARECEKFNLQPILAFENVRNWQSQLSTQIYNLRSGSQRFVTVITTNSTLIGDGFQSQVKYFPDRTLIIGDEAHNLGAPKLEECLPRRIGLRLALSATPERYFDDDGTQSLFDYFGPVLQPEFTLRDAIAQGALVHYLYYPILVELTEAESIAYLKLTRRIGRSLLYRERENGTVGDFEDNEDLKPLLMQRARLIGAAENKLTALRELMATRKDTTHTLFYCSDGSQEAGQRSSLRQLKAVAKILGVELGYKVSTYTAQTSLQEREVLRRQFESGELQGLVAIRCLDEGVDIPAIQTAVILSSSGNPRQFIQRRGRVLRPHPGKERAIIYDMIVLPPDLERETIEVERNLLKKELRRFVEFADLADNAGEARMKLLALQKRYGLLDI